Proteins from a genomic interval of Papaver somniferum cultivar HN1 chromosome 4, ASM357369v1, whole genome shotgun sequence:
- the LOC113275413 gene encoding amino-acid permease BAT1-like, whose amino-acid sequence MRMRESSKVSEEEAPYLALQTHEYDDNEAAVKADDSRLNQLGYKQELSRTLSALSNFAVTFSIVSVITGLTTTYNTGLTFGGPLTIIYGWPIAGFFTLIVGFSMAEICSPYPTSCGLYFS is encoded by the exons ATGAgaatgagggagagttctaagGTTTCTGAAGAAGAAGCTCCTTATCTCGCATTACAAACTCATGAATATGATGATAATGAAGCTGCTGTGAAAGCTGATGATTCTCGTTTGAATCAGCTCGGTTATAAACAAGAACTCAGCCGGACACTCTC TGCGTTATCAAACTTTGCTGTGACGTTCTCAATCGTATCAGTGATAACTGGATTGACAACAACGTACAACACTGGTTTGACGTTTGGAGGGCCCTTGACAATAATATATGGATGGCCAATAGCAGGATTTTTCACACTGATAGTTGGTTTTTCGATGGCCGAGATTTGTTCACCTTATCCAACCTCTTGTGGAC